Below is a window of Gossypium hirsutum isolate 1008001.06 chromosome A12, Gossypium_hirsutum_v2.1, whole genome shotgun sequence DNA.
attcgcacacaacctttcaaattagaaattataagttggttccacacatagcccatccttatcgataatttacgatggttttacccttactcacatatatgacataggcatttttacctatgcttctcaattcacattcatgattcaattccaatcgatttaacatgcataagtacatatcgtatacctgaccaacttaatgtattgaacgaaatcgattgtcgatttaacacaaggtctcatagttgaacataaacatgaaaccatttcttatatgttcgattcacatcaatcatcaaattcatttaattcatatATACTTAATTAGGTTattcgtacctgaataatttactttacggaacgaatccacatatcgtattagcccatagtcttaaagcaccacacttttaatagtttacctcatcgaagttcacatttaatcactttggtgccaagccatatttggctaccacaaaggactaataataataatttatacacataatggtttcctttagatatttaataatcacaaatcgtgatatctctaccaaCACACATACGACATAGTTtactcattgtaacactcatttagtgcatcaaatttccaaatccaattcaacttaagcataatagccataatcgggttatagccttaaatcattacatattcggcacattaactaaataaaatttacattctctttgccatattaatttaactctcaggcatataaaaaggaatcaagcttaaacacttaagaacttacctcgaatgttaccgaatgattacaacggctattcgattattttctcttttcccttatccgaatttgtccctctatgctcttgagcttaaattcaaagattttaaactagtcattattcgactattcaagcatcactttataaatataatatatatattcgaatttcacacttactgatcatagtaagcttataagaaatcaataagcaactcattaacgaattttttgtcaatgtttaccacataatcataattttactgcaagctgtcttcctgagcagcagtcactaaatcatttataactagagctacgaaactccaaatcaagtgtcgttaattttccctgaaaatagactcatatagattttatccataaaatttttagaatttttggtttggcaaataaataccagatttttcttaaagtttcccttgtttcactgtttgactaatctgaccactcttcactacgaatcaaaattctcattgtacagaattaaaaatatgttctcgtttatttcatttgtaactagactcattaaggagtctaagcatataaacttcatcttataaccatttttgtacaatttataatgattttataaaaacagaacagatgatctagaagtcattttgaccctgtcccacatcacttcaaatatcttattatcggaaattattttgcttacatggtttcttttataagaaactagactaattaagctttaattaaataatttattcagcttctaactcaactctcacaatttatggtgattttccaaaatcactttactgctactgtcccaaacagattattaccaattcactctttcacacattctttgcatacatattattcaaacatgtatatcaccaataaatttcatcatatatatctataatttcacttaagcataatatcAATACAACACATTGTGCTCAAATCATCATTCAAGTTCAAATCCGACTAGCACACAGATAAACACTAGtaactaaatattaacatttgcatttcaccagaATAAGAAATTAAaccacaattattcaattttaccaagcttcaacttaatttaacttataatagttcataacacatttaaagcacatacattactaaaTTTTATCCAAGTCACAATCGGCCATAGTACACCCAACACATTAGCCGATTTcctacttagcatctaatgcacatataTGCTTAATTCACCACCTAAGCAACATGAAACTCCATTACAATCACAATTATTCATTCtttaaaactaatattcaactaTCAATAATTTAGCAAAAACTTAGGTaaatggccgaatgctatatcctCAACCAAAACTAAAGTTTTTAACATGGGCTATGTAGGAAACTATGTGattaactagattttcacaagacTTTGAAGATAGCAcatgaaacataccttaattttgaTGCTAACATAGCCGAAAGTTTGGTCTCTCCTATCCCCCCCTTTCGGCAATGAAGAACAAAAGTTATCAACCTTGCTCTTTTCACCCACTTACTTATttcattataatataaaaattattattacatattataatacatttatatatataaatacatataaaatttatactttttcaattactcaaccacatggccgaccactataaaaaaatgaaaatttgacatGCACATCCTTATGCTTTTTAAACCATAGTAATAAGCCATCACATAAATACCTAGCACATTTCTTAAATTTTTCACACGAGTCCCTTTCAATAAAATTCACCTTAATTGGCAAAAATCAAAGCACCACAAATTCACTTATGCATTTTCACACAAATTAAgcacaaaatttatcattcaattattttcacgactcagtttagtggtcccgaaaccacttcccgactggggtcaaattagggctgtcacaaaatagGTCTCAACTGTGGGAGTAGCACAAGGAGTTAAGGTACAAATTGGGGATTGAAAAGACAATGATGACTTTGAAGTAATTCACTTAAATGATTACAACTTTGTTattggtttaaattttcttgaaaatattaatGCTCTATTGGTTCATTTCATCAATTGTATATGTATCTTGGATACTCGTTAACGACAATGTGTTGTGTCAGTGAGTCGTGATAAGAAAGGTGGAACCAAAGTATTATCGGCAATCTAGTTTGCCGAGAATGTTCATTGTGGCAAGAACATTGACTTGGTAAATCAGAGTGCTACGAAGACTCCCTTGGAAATGCTAAAGGCGTAGAAAGCCGATATGAAGCTTATTGAGTTATTAGTGAGGCTACACCTATGAGAGAAGTGGGTTGTGCATCAGATTTTAGAGTCAAGGAGATCTTGATCGAGGCAAGTCACAATAGAGGCAAGTAAGAGTGGTGGGCTCTTTTGAACGAGTTGTACAAAAGAGAGAAATGGTTTGAGTTAGGTGATGGCGAAGACATAAGTCGAGGCAAATGTTCCGAGGGATAGAACTACCCAACAAAGAGACTAATTAAAAATCAGCTGAGGCATCGAGATAATTCTGAGACGAGTCAAACCAATGTCATTTCAAGGACGTGACAAGGGCATCACGATAATGGATCAAGGAGAATATCACAAATCATGGATCAAAACCTGTGACGAATGCACACAGAATGTCCCATGAAGGTCAACTAATTAAATGGAGCTCATTTGACCCACTTGAACTGGTTTGATTCGTGGAACACACGAAAAAACCCATCTATTTGAAGCATTGGTGGCCCAGTGAAACACTCCAATAAAATTAGAGTTTCCAGGGTAATTATTGTAAATCCTAAAGGATAAAAACatatagagtttaaatcctttAGAACTTTCATCTTGTAGATAGGCACTAATCTCAGTCGTTGATGTAATTCGATCTGTACTGTTGGATTTGGGggagttcaactataaatagagccCTCCCCCATTCATTTGTAATCACTTCATTCATAGTTATTGAAtatatttgagagcatttactcaaacatttgGTGTGATATTATTTTATTGCGACTTTCTGTTCGATTCAAAGTCTCTTTGTCATTTTGAGTTGCTTCCACTTTATTTCAGTGCCTTAAAGAGATTCTGTgtgaattctcatttttcaagagTTAGACTAACTTAGGCGGATTTGAAGTAAAGAAATTATTTAAGACCGCGTGCTTTGTCAGACTAAAGTTTTAGCCTTGTGACACTTGGACATCCCTTATTAGATGTGTCTTGATTTCTTTTGAtgagatttgaacccatgccTTATAAggcaataattattttatgtaaatacaagttaaatatttaattatttaattataacattaacttcaaaataacttttaatatttatactttaataattttttattaaaatctttttaataatggtaattaaataatttaatgaatcCATCTTAAGgttaatatatatgaattaaatataaatttaaaatatttaattttaattgaagtagaacataattttttatgaaagaaatcaaagatatatttaattttatatcacttcaatatgtaattaaagtttcattatattgtattaaaaatagattaatgaataaactaaatagaaaaataaataagggtataaatatttttatatttaaaactttCTTAATAAATAGATATCAATAGAATTTGGAGAAGCATCCACTCACATCATATAAAATTCATTAGTTTTACCCAATtttttaaccattaaattaaattaaatcagtgACTTGCATTCTCCAAACATGTAAAGAGTCAACAAAAGAACTTCCTAAACTAGTTGGGAgcatgaaagaaaaaataatatctAAATGCAATTGATCGAATTTTATGAATGATGttgtaaatttaaaatagttGGATTTCCAGAAATAAAAAATAGCAGTACGAAGAAGATTACTTCTTCTTAGAAAAAAACGATTAAcggaaaataaacatattaaattgattaattttaacaaaaattatcaataataataataattggactaaaatttttaaattaaaaaataagacggttgaagttataaattttaaagtacatggattaaatcttaaattctatagaagtacaaggactaatagtttattttaaccaaatttaaacaatcATTCATATTTATATAGCTATTATCTAATTTGACAAGTTAGcaagtttaaatttataaaatttttcaatttttttacaacTTACCCATTGAGAAAAGGCAATTGGGTGTAGTTAATTTTATTCCAAAATAGGTTCAATTTTGATTTAAGAAATTATAAAGTTGGTACAGTCGATTTTTCAATGGAACCCAGATAAAGTCGCCCTTTTTAAGTCTATCCCTTTTCTAGGTCTACTTGCATCAAGAAGGCCTGTTGAGTGGAGAATGTTGTCAtaaatcaacaaaccaaagaaAGCATGGTGTTTTTATACCACTTGGCTCTTACTGTTTAAATTGACAGCAAAAGgcttttccatttaagaaaacacAAATCATTCCTCTCCAAATCCCCATGCAGCACCAAAACCTTACACTTTACATTATATACAATAGTATAACAAACAGTATATCCGGAAtgactttttatttcttttggatCTCTAATCATGTGATCAAGAGGACAAACACTTGGCATCTGAGGAATACATAAGTTTGGTTTGCAGAGCATGATATTTAGGCGAAACTGCCGTCAATATGACAATGCCACAGAGGAGAACCAACCCCAGACCTAGACTATTAACAATCATGGACTCCGGACAGTGTTTGGATACAGTCCGCCTGCTTTGCAAGAATGTCGATTTCTCTAACAACCCCGTTTCCGCTGTTGCCACTGCTAAGCCATAAGTGTAGAGACCAAGGAAGATATGCCACGGCAACACCTTTGCTCTTATCGTCCGCACTTCACCTCGGTGCCAAAAGCTTACAAAACCCACCAACCACTGCATTCAAATACACAACCACAGcatataaaaaattatcttttcATGTAAACGAAAACTCCTAATCTCCTTGTCATTAGACTGAATTAACCAGCAAGCCGAATATGTTGTCTTGCTCTGAATGTAaacgattattttgagcaaatgaGAGTATGACAATTGATCAGTCTTTTCAATGAAAATTTTCGTGCTTAGGCAATAGTTAAATAAGTCCATTAAGGATGGCTCCAGGCCGTGCTCATGAGTTATCCCGTGTAACGCTGGAATACATCATCTCAgcataaataattgaaaaaggcTAAAATACGTTTTTGAAACTTGCTAAGCAGCTAAGGGAGTCGTATAAATGGGGCCACAACCTCAAAAGAAAGCAACACAATATTAATGGGTGAACTGCAATAATTGCAGCTTTCAGCATTCCgttattttttaatgtttcccagtagataaaaaaaaagaaaagaaaaaagaagtgtGAATTGTGATTACAGTTTCCGGTAAGTTTACTGTAATTAACTTGCCCCTGGAATGTATTTATCAGTAAAGAAAACTTAAGGGACCATTTTTGAAGAAAGAAATAGGAACAAAAAATGATTGAGTGGTTGAAGAATAGAACCTGAGCTCCAAACAGGCTGACACAGATCAAACCCATCCAAGAATGCAGGCTGAAAAAATTAGCCACAATGCCATCTTGTCCATGGAACTTTGTCCAAATCCCAAAAACCCCACAACCTAAAGCCACCCCTTGAAGGCACAAATGCACAGATTTCTTCAAATTCCTTGAACCAGGCAACCACCTGTGTATCAATATAGCTGAAAAGAAAGAAGAACTTTCAATTGTTTGAAAAAAAGAATAATCtattttcacttcattttctgATTTACCTTCCCCACTTATGAGAATGAAGCCAATAACCATGAGCAAAGGATGGAGGACCTGTAAGCAACACAGATAACTTTCAAAGGCTGCAAAAGGAAATGTGAAGTAATTAAGTAGAGAATGGAGTGATAAATAAATACTCACTGCATAGATGAGGTCTTCTTGGGAGGGTAAAGAAGAGTGAGGAAGGAAGCTAGACTTGAAAAGAAGAGCCCACGAGAGGACCAAAGCTGCCACTAGGATCCCTGATATTCTAGCAAATAAGAGAGGCGGAACCAAAGGTGGAGAAACTGCAGCCATGGGCTTGTTTAGAAACATGCAACTTCAGTTTGAGTACAGCTGAGCTGATGAGTGAAGTGGCGAGAGGATAGCTACCGACACACACTCTCAGATCTAGCAGGCTGCAAAGAGTAAAGGACCAAAGACATGAGACCTTTAACAATACTTTATATGGAAagtttctatattttatttactGCCTTTGATAAGATTCCCTGTAATCCTCCTATGATAAACCAGGACAATGAAATTTATAAATGGATCAAACGATCAAAaaggccaaaaaaaaaaaaagactatgaGCTGATAGTGGGGCAATGGCGTTGCTACTGCATTATGACTGGAGCCCTGAACTACTATATCTATAATAACATCTTCATTATTGTTGGGCTCCTTTTTTGGACAGTTTCTGGGCTTCTTGATTAGGGATTAATGAAATTCTTGCATTCAAAATCCAATCCATATACATTTTGACCTTCCTAACAAATTTAAGATCACTCCACTTCATTCAAGTTCAGCTGTCAGAGAAGGATGGCTTAAAAGCCAGTTGAGCTCAAGTAGATGGCTCAGCAACTGCCTTCCTCAACAATAGTTTGTCTTTGTTAGTACTGTTTGATGTTGTTACGTAAACTGTTAGATTTTGTAATCTTGTATATATAATGGTTTTTTTTGTTACTCATAAAATTTCGTCTAGTTTGATATTGTTATTGAAAAAGTGTAATTTGTTAATTTTAGATATTTAATATTACTGTCTAAAACTGTGGTcgaaagttaaaatatttattttagatatgattttagtaattaaaaaatCCCTATAACAATTTCTATTAACTCGATAATAAcaattactattaaattaattaatttaaatgatatttaagtAATTCAATAACAACtgctaataataaaaaatactattAAATTATCCCCATGCATCAAACCAATTTAAACTATGCATAACTCATCACATATTCATTCTTAAACATCTTAAAGTATTAAGCTAAATCATAACTTGCTTGAagataattaaaaacacaaaaatagcACAGAGGAGGGCCAATTTGTATTTTCACATCCCAAACTACAAAAGCTAAAAGTCACAACGCCACCTACCCAGCTTTTCGGTTTGGCTCAAAGAAGTGCTTTAAGTTCTAAAAGCATGTTGTTTGGGATTGTTTCTCAGGTGTAAAAGTACTTCTAGCACCCTACATGCATTGTAATATCAACTGCTGTTTGATGTTAtggttctaaaaaaaattaataaaagagaaaaaaggttaaaattaatagaataatgtacttaaaattattcataatctcTCTCCAACTTTAAAATAAGAGGATGATATATTTGAACACACTTAAACTCACGTCCTCTTGCACTAATAACAATGTCGATACCAActaaactaaaactcaatcaactTTTTAATAGTATATTTTACTgtcaataataataaattaatacttcGAAgtgcattttttaaattttattttcatctatttATAATATCTCGTTAACTATCTCAATAAGAAAAATGTTATATGAGCGTAAACCAGATGGTACTTCTCCTTCaactttttaagttttgattagtTTATTATTATGGCAGACCAATGAATGAAGGAATGCATGGTCCGGAAGTAGAGTTTCCTTGTGACATAATCACTTACCAactattataaatttcaaaatagcCGATAAAAGAAATAAGGACACGGCAATTAATGATAAATTAATGGTCAAAGATGATTTCATCAGCGGTTGACAAAAAGATTGTCGATTGCGATCCTAAAGCAAGTCTAGCAATAGACTCACAAGCAGTCACTTCATAATCTTTTTATTCATAGTGATCTGCTGATATATGCTTTGATTTTTATCCCCTTTTTTACAAGCAATTCAGAGCTGCAACCTCAGGGCCAGGGCTCAGAAAATTGACAGGAAAAATAGATATATATGGTCTAATTCATAGACATGGCCTGGACTGGATTGACTATTTTGTTGAAACCCAACCTGCATTGATGTGAATTGGTGGGGGCAGGGACGGCATCTTCGAAACACTCGATATTTAGCATTTAGATATTCTATTTTGTAGTTTATCTAAATGGGATTTACAAATGGAGCGCCCTGGTTAACACCCAAACGTCAAAACTTcaagaatataatatatataattagtataATTAATTATGCCTAGTTTAAGCTGCCTTGCCAACttactttattttgattttatttgcaACCAGTTTCCAAATTGTGGTTTATATTctatcaaaaaaagaaaaagaaaagctgtTGCTTATATCAGTTGCAACGGTTGGCTACTGGCTTTATGCATGCAAGCTTAAGATAATCCATAAGCATGagaaaggatatatatatatatcacttaaGACTTAATTTGTGCTGTATATAAACTTGTCCCTTGAACTTTGCTCCAAGCTAAGATGCCTATGAAATGGCAAAAACGTCGATGATTTCTAGAATCTGGACAACATTTTATGGCATTTTCGTTTATCCATCCAACCTGGGAGGCATCGAGAATATAATTCATTAACGACACCTAGTGCCATGCGACCTCAAAACTCCAAAGAATCTACGATAGCTAtctattaaaataaacatatacatcTCTCATTATTTACACAAACTAACGAAAACCATGGAAGGCACTGGATCTTTCGATAACAATCCGGTATGATCTTGTTGTCATCGATCTTACCTT
It encodes the following:
- the LOC107934786 gene encoding probable transmembrane ascorbate ferrireductase 4 isoform X2; its protein translation is MFLNKPMAAVSPPLVPPLLFARISGILVAALVLSWALLFKSSFLPHSSLPSQEDLIYAVLHPLLMVIGFILISGEAILIHRWLPGSRNLKKSVHLCLQGVALGCGVFGIWTKFHGQDGIVANFFSLHSWMGLICVSLFGAQWLVGFVSFWHRGEVRTIRAKVLPWHIFLGLYTYGLAVATAETGLLEKSTFLQSRRTVSKHCPESMIVNSLGLGLVLLCGIVILTAVSPKYHALQTKLMYSSDAKCLSS
- the LOC107934786 gene encoding probable transmembrane ascorbate ferrireductase 4 isoform X1, translated to MFLNKPMAAVSPPLVPPLLFARISGILVAALVLSWALLFKSSFLPHSSLPSQEDLIYAVLHPLLMVIGFILISGEGKSENEVKIDYSFFQTIESSSFFSAILIHRWLPGSRNLKKSVHLCLQGVALGCGVFGIWTKFHGQDGIVANFFSLHSWMGLICVSLFGAQWLVGFVSFWHRGEVRTIRAKVLPWHIFLGLYTYGLAVATAETGLLEKSTFLQSRRTVSKHCPESMIVNSLGLGLVLLCGIVILTAVSPKYHALQTKLMYSSDAKCLSS